From Apis mellifera strain DH4 linkage group LG5, Amel_HAv3.1, whole genome shotgun sequence, the proteins below share one genomic window:
- the LOC411060 gene encoding dnaJ homolog subfamily C member 13 isoform X2 has product MMPIKDNQDVACFLVTKHSWKGKYKRIFSIGSMGITTYNPTTLEVTNKWEYSDFISVQPTNRNQLGLHEFSITMRKERKIDNMKFSSEYRAHLLTEALKYRNQFAEKPKEILRYQAYKHHWSDTRLPVVLEVTPYSLDQLDPATNMVLASYCYKDFEGILTIKDYPNGFVIVCGGFGRLHLFASQHMEEIKKKLLESAMNNLGISIKVLKEPIKLDDFIAQRLGKFSGDEHITSVSEFTVHKYSPRHIDPQRRTLCLSDTCLLERDPQTYNICTLRPLSDIFTLIRDNENPQLFTIQYLNGQVRSYTATDRDSLLASLLDGVRASGNRDVHVRMYAIPRGKRLGPLNLPVDEEVETTHVKFLQQPPNGRSFAEILERFNANIPYSGLNYSVTQDGLFTENKDKIILGALNALVNKDLETNSEIEAQFHALRRLVASKIGFTAFTTLLGFREAIGHKVVKALKRQDYGVTQAAIDCICALMQPMHDDCDLRQEQLNKSSLLSSNKFLENLLDMWVNHINHGTGALVVSAMLDLLTFALCVPYSETTDGKHFDNLLEMVAARGRSLFKLFQHPSLAIVKGAGLIMRAIIEEGAPEVAAKMQELALAEGALPRHLLNSLFTIGTDGRLLTHRQLCRHLVGLWVTGHPTAMGLLKRIMPVGLLNYLDSDEKVPDSFLEKERLNNRDNLKIAIDHASKNKKSPQWIAIERQMRVVEKHVEHALQHWGARIGIERKEKIKERPIVLRKRRERIKSEANWNLFYYKFNQDHSLPNLIWNHKTREELRTALENEIRAFSSDKDLAGGTLIAWNHREFEVQYQCLSDEVKIGDYYLRLLLEKDSPDSPIRKSYEFFNDLYHRFILTTKVEMKCLCLQAMTIVYERYYEDIGPFSDTKYIVGMLERCTDRMERDRLVMFINKLILHRRNVKDIMDQNGVRTLVDLLTLAHLHTSRAVVPTQTNVIEAGPQQQQVMEKEWYYNDGDQRKGPISLKELKELYLTNQIIYKTKVWAQGLDGWRMISQVPQLKWTLVAKGTPVINESELATLILNILIKMCEYFPSRDVDDAVIRPLPRMKRLLSDLQCLPHIVQLLLTFDPVLVEKVATLLCEIMRDNADVSKIYLTGVFYFILMYTGSNVLPIARFLQLTHTKQAFRTDDNASSDIMQRSILGQLLPDAMVSYLENHGAEKFAQIFLGDYDTPEAIWNAEMRRMLIEKIATHIADFSPKLRSHTMARYQYIAIPAIRYPQLEKELFCQIFYLRHLCDTVRFPQWPIPEPVRLLKDVLDAWKKEVEKKPPLMTVDEAYKVLQLNSGKQHNEAEVRKSYYKLAQMYHPDKNPQGRDKFEAVNQAYEFLCSRSCWSTDGPNPDNIVLILRTQSILFHRYSDELRPYKYAGYPQLIKTIKLETDDEQLFSKSAPLLAAASELAYHTVHCSALNAEELRREGGLDVLLEAYTRCVSVLNKSSKSNDIAVQVCMHITRCFSVAGSFRGCKDRIIELPQLVKDLCRILHFKHLTKLCSVATECVSSLASDSVLQMQLLQSGALWHLLLFMFNYDYTLEEGGVERNQDENRQEVANNLAKLAVRACARLGGYMIGENETPINPVTVAALEILLTPYLARQLANDKPEEILKILNSNCLNPYLIWDNGTRAELNEYLENKRQERLNGNDNFEHDFSDFKYSVHADELIIGEIFVKVYNEQPNFPIENPKSFTINLLDFLSDSSNYLASMNNITLVKKDQEKLEHIVMSLEALRNVIKNNPGIELQCIGHFKLLFELLSCNNFKLIQKSALEVISNVTKNQECVDDIAANEVVVHLLLALNTLKEYQLLMLETLYALMSSTKIVKDALSKGAVVYVLDLFCNSSNTQIRETAAELLGKMSSDKLAGPKVKLDLSKFLPRLFSEAIRDAPKQCVHMFETKHENPELIWDDNAKARVSRIVGELKDEYYILQRRNPNAILKLPDTQSNIDIATNEPAVGGVYLRLFISSPAWALRKPKEFLSELMDTTLTLMSKEKTDSDMLELTTQAVVCLLQAQPSLADQVPSLGHIPRLCRQMAMQNNQPSVYKTAILILHQLAASEICISSICQTECISPLKHAMQSRRDMIAIACETLNRLFSTNEDRLIKQALDAEMVPYLLNILEGRLDIIENPATAKAQIVKALKAMTRSLLLGEKVNAILEKSSVWAEYKDQRHDLFISNATNSGYLTAGTPVSAGYLTAGPSTTLSTGPPPVDKEDSLINRNDSI; this is encoded by the exons ATGATGCCGATAAAGGATAATCAGGATGTGGCATGTTTTTTGGTCACCAAACACTCATGGAAAGGAAA gtaTAAGCGTATCTTCTCAATTGGATCTATGGGTATAACAACATATAATCCAACTACATTAGAAGTCACAAACAAATGGGAATATTCAGATTTTATAAGTGTACAACCAACAAACAGAAATCAATTAGGTTTGCATGAATTTAGTATAACAATGCGCAAAGAACGTAAAATTGACAATATGAAATTTAGTTCAGAATATAGAGCACATTTATTAACTGAAGCTCTCAAATATAGAAATCAATTTGCTGAAAAACCTAAAGAAATTTTG AGATATCAAGCTTATAAACATCATTGGTCTGACACAAGATTGCCTGTCGTATTAGAAGTGACACCATATAGTCTTGATCAATTAGATCCAGCAACCAATATGGTATTAGCTAGTTACTGTTATAAAGATTTTGAAGGAATTCTTACAATAAAAGATTATCCTAATGGCTTTGTAATTGTTTGTGGTGGATTTGGACGTTTACATCTTTTTGCTTCTCAACATatggaagaaattaaaaaaaagctgCTGGAATCAGCTATGAACAACTTAGGTATTAGCATAAAAGTTTTGAAAGAACCAATCAAATTAGATGATTTTATTGCTCAGAGATTGGGTAAATTTAGTGGTGATGAACATATAACAAGTGTATCAGAATTTACTGTTCACAAGTATTCACCTAGACATATAGATCCTCAAAGAAGAACTCTTTGTCTTTCTGATACTTGTTTATTAGAAAGAGATCCTCAGACATACAATATTTGTACTCTTAGACCTTTATCAGATATTTTCACATTGATTCGTGATAATGAAAATCCACAATTATTTACTATTCAATATCTTAATGGTCAAGTGCGCAGTTATACTGCAACAGATAGAGATTCTTTATTAGCTTCTTTATTGGATGGAGTTAGAGCATCTGGTAATAGAGATGTTCATGTCAGAATGTATGCAATACCTAGAGGGAAAAGACTTGGACCTCTTAATTTACCTGTTGATGAAGAAGTTGAAACAACTCATGTTAAGTTTCTTCAGCAACCACCAAATGGGCGTAGTTTTGctgaaattttggaaagatttAATGCCAACATTCCTTATAGTGGTCTTAATTACTCTGTTACACAAGAT GGTCTTTTTactgaaaataaagataaaattattcttggtGCTCTAAATGCATTGgttaataaagatttagaaaCGAATAGTGAAATAGAAGCACAATTTCATGCTTTAAGAAGATTGGTAGCTAGTAAAATTGGTTTTACAGCATTTACAACTCTTCTTGGATTTAGAGAAGCTATTGGACATAAGGTTGTAAAAGCTTTGAAAAGGCAAGATTATGGTGTAACACAAGCTGCTATAGATTGCATTTGTGCTCTCATGCAACCAATGCATGATGATTGTGATTTAAGACAAGAGCAATTAAACAAAAGTAGTCTCCTTagtagtaataaatttttggaaaatttacttGACATGTGGGTTAATCATATA aatcaTGGTACAGGTGCTTTGGTAGTTTCTGCCATGCTTGATCTTTTAACTTTTGCTTTATGTGTACCGTATAGTGAAACGACCGATGGCAAACATTTCGATAATCTTCTAGAAATGGTTGCTGCAAGAGGAAGATctctttttaaactatttcaaCATCCATCATTAGCTATCGTTAAAGGCGCTGGATTAATAATGAGAGCGATTATCGAAGAAGGTGCACCAGAAGTTGCTGCAAAAATGCAAGAACTTGCTCTTGCTGAAGGAGCATTACCAAGACATCTATTAAATAGTCTTTTTACTATTGGTACTGATGGCAGACTGTTAACACATAGACAGTTGTGTAGACATCTTGTAGGACTTTGGGTCACAGGACATCCTACAGCTATGGGattgttaaaaagaattatg cctgttggtttattaaattacttagACTCCGATGAAAAAGTACCAGATTCATTTCTTGAGAAAGAACGATTAAACAATCGTGACAATTTAAAGATAGCTATAGATCAtgcatcgaaaaataaaaaaagtccGCAATGGATTGCGATCGAACGGCAAATGCGTGTAGTTGAAAAACACGTAGAACATGCTCTTCAACATTGGGGTGCTAGGATTGGAATCGAGCGCAAAGAGAAAATCAAAGAACGTCCGATAGTATTAAGAAAACGtagagaaagaattaaatcggAAGCAAATtggaatttgttttattataaattcaatcaagATCATTCACTGCCAAACTTAATTTGGAATCATAAAACACGCGAAGAATTAAGAACTGCGCTCGAAAATGAAATACGCGCATTCAGTTCTGATAAAGATTTGGCAGGAGGAACTCTAATTGCTTGGAATCATAGAGAATTTGAAGTACAGTACCAGTGCCTGTCAGATGAAGTGAAAATCGGTGATTATTATTTGAGACTTTTGTTGGAAAAAGACAGTCCCGACAGTCCAATAAGAAAATC gtatgaattttttaacgatttataTCATAGATTCATACTAACAACAAAAGTTGAAATGAAGTGCCTTTGCTTGCAAGCAATGACTATAGTATATGAGCGATACTACGAAGATATTGGTCCATTTTcagatacaaaatatatagtagGAATGCTGGAACGTTGTACAGATAGAATGGAACGTGATAGATTAGTCATGTTCATAAATAAACTTATACTACATAGAAGAaatgtaaaagatataatgGATCAAAATGGAGTACGCACATTAGTTGATCTTTTGACTTTGGCTCATTTACATACATCTAGAGCGGTTGTACCTACACAAACTAATGTAATAGAAGCAGGACcacaacaacaacaagttATGGAAAAAGAATGGTATTATAATGATGGAGATCAGCGTAAAGGTCCTATaagtttaaaagaattaaaggaattatatttaacaaatcagattatatataaaacaaaagtttGGGCACAAGGATTAGATGGATGGCGTATGATTTCGCAAGTACCACAATTAAAATGGACATTAGTTGCAAAAGGAACACCAGTAATAAATGAAAGTGAATTAGCaacattgattttaaatattttaattaaaatgtgcGAATATTTTCCAAGTAGAGATGTCGATGACGCGGTAATCAGGCCTCTACCGCGTATGAAACGGTTATTATCTGATCTTCAGTGCCTACCTCATATTGTTCAACTTTTATTAACGTTTGACCCGGTTTTAGTTGAGAAAGTAGCTACTTTGTTATGTGAAATAATGCGAGATAATGCAGATGtctcaaaaatttatcttactgGAGTCTTCTACTTCATATTAATGTACACTGGTTCAAACGTTTTACCGATAGCGAGATTTTTGCAGTTGACTCACACGAAACAAGCTTTTAGAACTGATGAT aaTGCATCATCAGACATCATGCAACGAAGTATTCTTGGACAACTTTTACCCGATGCGATGGTTAGCTATTTAGAAAATCATGGTGCGGAAAAGTTTGCACAAATATTTCTTGGTGATTATGATACACCAGAAGCAATATGGAATGCTGAAATGAGAAGAAtgcttatagaaaaaatagcgACTCATATTGCAGATTTTTCACCAAAATTAAGAAGTCATACTATGGCTAGATATCAATACATTGCTATACCTGCTATAAGATATCCACAATTAGAAAAGGAATTATTCTGTCAAATATTCTATCTGAGACATCTTTGTGATACTGTAAGATTTCCACAATGGCCTATTCCTGAACCT GTACGTTTATTGAAAGATGTATTAGATGCatggaaaaaagaagtagaaaaaaaaccgCCATTGATGACAGTAGATGAAGCTTATAAAGTCCTTCAATTAAATAGTGGAAAACAACATAATGAAGCTGAAGTCAGAAAGTCATATTATAAACTTGCACAAATGTATCATCCTGATAAAAATCCACAAGGCCGA GATAAATTCGAGGCTGTTAATCAggcatatgaatttttatgtagTCGAAGTTGTTGGTCAACTGATGGTCCAAATCCTGATAATATAGTGCTTATTTTAAGAACACAAAGCATTCTTTTTCATAGATATTCCGATGAACTTCGACCATACAAGTATGCTGGTTACCCGCAATTAatcaaaacaattaaattagaaacagacgatgaacaattattttcgaagTCTGCGCCATTATTGGCTGCTGCTAGCGAACTTGCATATCATACAGTACATTGTTCTGCATTGAATGCGGAAGAGCTTCGTAGAGAAGGAGGATTAGATGTTTTATTAGAAGCTTATACACGATGCGTttctgttttaaataaatcgagtAAGTCTAATGATATAGCAGTGCAAGTGTGCATGCATATCACTAGATGTTTCTCGGTTGCTGGATCATTTAGAGGTTGCAAAGacagaattattgaattaccaCAACTAGTTAAAGATCTATGtagaatattacattttaag catttaacaaaattatgttCAGTGGCCACAGAATGTGTTTCTTCTCTTGCTTCGGACAGTGTATTACAAATGCAATTACTACAATCTGGTGCACTGtggcatttattattatttatgtttaattatgattacaCGTTGGAAGAAGGTGGTGTTGAACGAAATCAAGACGAAAATCGTCAGGAAGTAGCAAATAATTTAGCGAAACTAGCAGTTCGAGCTTGTGCGAGATTAGGTGGTTACATGATAGGAGAAAATGAAACACCTATTAATCCTGTCACTGTTGCTGcactagaaattttattaactccTTATTTAGCTCGTCAACTCGCAAATGATAAAccagaagaaatattaaaaatcctgAATTCAAATTGCTTAAATCCATATTTAATTTGGGATAATGGAACAAGAGCAGagttgaatgaatatttagaaaataaacgacaagaaagattaaacggcaatgataattttgaacatGACTTtagtgattttaaatatagtgtTCATGCTGATGAACTTATTATTGGAGAGATAtttgtaaaagtatataaCGAACAACCTAATTTTCCTATAgag AATCCCAAgagttttacaattaatttacttgattttttatctgattcatcaaattatttagcATCAATGAACAACATAACATTAGTTAAAAAAgatcaagaaaaattggaacatATTGTTATGTCTTTAGAAGCATTAAGAaatgtgattaaaaataatccagGAATTGAATTACAATGTATAGgacatttcaaattattatttgaacttTTAAGTTGcaacaatttcaaattgattcaaaaaagTGCACTCGAAGTTATTAGTAATGTTACAAAAAATCAAGAATGTGTAGATGATATTGCGGCAAATGAAGTTGtagtacatttattattagctTTAAATACTCTGAAAGAATATCAATTGCTTATGTTAGAAACTTTATATGCCCTAATGAGTTctacaaaaattgtaaaagatgCATTATCTAAAG GAGCTGTAGTATATGTTCTTGActtattttgtaattcaaGTAATACTCAAATACGTGAAACAGCTGCAGAACTACTTGGCAAAATGTCATCTGATAAATTAGCTGGACCAAAAGTAAAATTGGATTTGTCTAAATTTTTGCCTAGATTATTTAGTGAAGCTATTAGAGATGCTCCAAAACAGTGTGTACATATGTTTGAAACAAAACATGAAAATCCTGAATTAATTTGGGATGATAATGCTAAAGCTAGAGTGTCAAGAATAGTTGGAGAATTAAAAGacga atattacatattacaaaGACGAAATCCGAATGCAATACTAAAATTACCTGATACTCAAAGTAATATTGATATCGCAACAAACGAACCGGCAGTCGGAGGTGTATAtcttagattatttatatccaGTCCCGCCTGGGCTCTTAGAAAAcctaaagaatttttaagtgAACTTATGGATACTACATTAACACTTATgtcgaaagaaaaaactgaT TCAGATATGTTGGAATTAACAACACAAGCAGTAGTATGTTTACTTCAAGCACAACCAAGTTTAGCAGATCAAGTTCCATCATTAGGACATATACCAAGACTTTGTCGACAAATGGCAATGCAAAATAATCAACCATCCGTATATAAAACCGCAATATTGATACTTCATCAATTAGCAGCAAGTGAA atttgtaTATCATCTATTTGTCAAACAGAATGTATAAGCCCATTAAAACATGCTATGCAATCTAGACGAGATATGATAGCGATTGCATGTGAAACATTAAATAGATTGTTTTCAACTAATGAAGATAGACTTATAAAAcag GCATTAGATGCTGAAATGGTACCTTatctgttaaatatattagaggGACGATtggatataattgaaaatcctGCAACTGCTAAAGCTCAAATAGTTAAAGCTTTAAAAGCAATGACTAGAAGCTTGTTGTTAGGTGAAAAAGTAAAtgcaatattggaaaaatcaaGTGTTTGGGCGGAATACAAAGATCAACGGcatgatttattcatttctaatGCAACTAATTCTGGTTATCTTACTG ctGGAACGCCTGTATCTGCTGGTTACTTAACAGCTGGTCCCAGTACCACTTTAAGTACCGGCCCACCTCCAGTTGACAAAGAAGatagtttaattaatagaaatgataGTATCTGA